The following proteins are co-located in the Hemiscyllium ocellatum isolate sHemOce1 chromosome 34, sHemOce1.pat.X.cur, whole genome shotgun sequence genome:
- the LOC132832105 gene encoding atypical chemokine receptor 4-like isoform X2, producing the protein MQAGSTGAMEDEDVYDYYQNSYYNGTDSDYRNYSINYDDYYHICQKDNVRRFAKYFLPVFYAVTLIIGLAGNSLVVAVYTYYKKLKSKTDLYILNLAIADLLLLITLPFWTVYAIHGWILGVAMCKISSALFVMNFSAGMLFLACISVDRYLAVSKVTSSPAVGSKGKVVCVCVWAAAILLSVPDFVFTSVHGTEGRELCISVFPLHMARSAKATIQIFEILMGFAIPSLVMLYCYSAVAKAVCRAPSGKKRGALRVLLAVVGVFFLTQLPYNTVRFCRLLDLLHTLISECDSSKRMDIAIQVTETIALFHSCLNPILYAFMGASFKGYILRAVKEYSYHRRHRNTSIALECSFNSLSQSEHTSSFTI; encoded by the coding sequence GTGCCATGGAGGATGAAGACGTTTATGACTATTACCAGAACAGTTATTATAATGGGACTGACAGCGACTACAGAAATTACAGCATCAACTATGACGATTATTATCATATATGTCAGAAGGATAACGTTAGACGGTTTGCCAAGTATTTCCTGCCAGTGTTCTATGCGGTCACTCTGATCATTGGGCTTGCTGGAAATTCACTGGTGGTGGCCGTTTACACCTACTACAAAAAGCTCAAGTCGAAAACTGACTTGTACATCTTGAATCTGGCCATTGCTGACTTGCTGCTTCTCATAACTCTCCCCTTCTGGACAGTCTACGCAATCCATGGGTGGATATTAGGGGTGGCCATGTGTAAAATCTCCTCAGCTCTCTTCGTCATGAACTTCAGCGCTGGCATGCTCTTCCTCGCCTGCATCAGCGTTGACCGATACCTAGCCGTCTCCAAGGTGACGAGCTCTCCGGCCGTCGGCAGCAAGGGCAAGGTGGTCTGCGTTTGCGTCTGGGCGGCGGCCATCTTGCTGAGCGTCCCCGATTTCGTCTTCACTTCGGTGCatgggactgaaggcagggagctcTGCATCTCCGTCTTCCCCTTGCACATGGCCCGCTCGGCCAAGGCCACCATCCAGATCTTCGAGATCCTCATGGGTTTCGCCATCCCATCGCTGGTCATGCTGTACTGTTACTCGGCGGTGGCAAAGGCTGTGTGCAGAGCTCCGAGCGGGAAGAAACGCGGAGCCCTGCGAGTCCTCCTTGCCGTCGTGGGGGTCTTCTTCCTGACCCAGCTGCCGTACAACACCGTCAGGTTCTGCCGTCTGCTCGACCTGTTGCACACGCTCATCAGTGAATGCGACAGCAGCAAGAGGATGGACATCGCCATTCAGGTGACAGAGACCATCGCTCTCTTCCACAGCTGCCTCAACCCCATCTTGTACGCCTTCATGGGGGCGTCATTCAAGGGCTACATCCTGAGGGCGGTTAAAGAATACAGTTACCACCGTAGGCATCGGAACACGTCCATCGCTCTCGAGTGCTCCTTCAACTCCCTGTCTCAATCTGAGCACACCAGCAGCTTCACCATTTAG
- the LOC132832105 gene encoding atypical chemokine receptor 4-like isoform X1 codes for MSQNKDKSAMEDEDVYDYYQNSYYNGTDSDYRNYSINYDDYYHICQKDNVRRFAKYFLPVFYAVTLIIGLAGNSLVVAVYTYYKKLKSKTDLYILNLAIADLLLLITLPFWTVYAIHGWILGVAMCKISSALFVMNFSAGMLFLACISVDRYLAVSKVTSSPAVGSKGKVVCVCVWAAAILLSVPDFVFTSVHGTEGRELCISVFPLHMARSAKATIQIFEILMGFAIPSLVMLYCYSAVAKAVCRAPSGKKRGALRVLLAVVGVFFLTQLPYNTVRFCRLLDLLHTLISECDSSKRMDIAIQVTETIALFHSCLNPILYAFMGASFKGYILRAVKEYSYHRRHRNTSIALECSFNSLSQSEHTSSFTI; via the exons ATGTCGCAGAACAAAGACAAAA GTGCCATGGAGGATGAAGACGTTTATGACTATTACCAGAACAGTTATTATAATGGGACTGACAGCGACTACAGAAATTACAGCATCAACTATGACGATTATTATCATATATGTCAGAAGGATAACGTTAGACGGTTTGCCAAGTATTTCCTGCCAGTGTTCTATGCGGTCACTCTGATCATTGGGCTTGCTGGAAATTCACTGGTGGTGGCCGTTTACACCTACTACAAAAAGCTCAAGTCGAAAACTGACTTGTACATCTTGAATCTGGCCATTGCTGACTTGCTGCTTCTCATAACTCTCCCCTTCTGGACAGTCTACGCAATCCATGGGTGGATATTAGGGGTGGCCATGTGTAAAATCTCCTCAGCTCTCTTCGTCATGAACTTCAGCGCTGGCATGCTCTTCCTCGCCTGCATCAGCGTTGACCGATACCTAGCCGTCTCCAAGGTGACGAGCTCTCCGGCCGTCGGCAGCAAGGGCAAGGTGGTCTGCGTTTGCGTCTGGGCGGCGGCCATCTTGCTGAGCGTCCCCGATTTCGTCTTCACTTCGGTGCatgggactgaaggcagggagctcTGCATCTCCGTCTTCCCCTTGCACATGGCCCGCTCGGCCAAGGCCACCATCCAGATCTTCGAGATCCTCATGGGTTTCGCCATCCCATCGCTGGTCATGCTGTACTGTTACTCGGCGGTGGCAAAGGCTGTGTGCAGAGCTCCGAGCGGGAAGAAACGCGGAGCCCTGCGAGTCCTCCTTGCCGTCGTGGGGGTCTTCTTCCTGACCCAGCTGCCGTACAACACCGTCAGGTTCTGCCGTCTGCTCGACCTGTTGCACACGCTCATCAGTGAATGCGACAGCAGCAAGAGGATGGACATCGCCATTCAGGTGACAGAGACCATCGCTCTCTTCCACAGCTGCCTCAACCCCATCTTGTACGCCTTCATGGGGGCGTCATTCAAGGGCTACATCCTGAGGGCGGTTAAAGAATACAGTTACCACCGTAGGCATCGGAACACGTCCATCGCTCTCGAGTGCTCCTTCAACTCCCTGTCTCAATCTGAGCACACCAGCAGCTTCACCATTTAG
- the LOC132832105 gene encoding atypical chemokine receptor 4-like isoform X3 → MQARPGAMEDEDVYDYYQNSYYNGTDSDYRNYSINYDDYYHICQKDNVRRFAKYFLPVFYAVTLIIGLAGNSLVVAVYTYYKKLKSKTDLYILNLAIADLLLLITLPFWTVYAIHGWILGVAMCKISSALFVMNFSAGMLFLACISVDRYLAVSKVTSSPAVGSKGKVVCVCVWAAAILLSVPDFVFTSVHGTEGRELCISVFPLHMARSAKATIQIFEILMGFAIPSLVMLYCYSAVAKAVCRAPSGKKRGALRVLLAVVGVFFLTQLPYNTVRFCRLLDLLHTLISECDSSKRMDIAIQVTETIALFHSCLNPILYAFMGASFKGYILRAVKEYSYHRRHRNTSIALECSFNSLSQSEHTSSFTI, encoded by the coding sequence GTGCCATGGAGGATGAAGACGTTTATGACTATTACCAGAACAGTTATTATAATGGGACTGACAGCGACTACAGAAATTACAGCATCAACTATGACGATTATTATCATATATGTCAGAAGGATAACGTTAGACGGTTTGCCAAGTATTTCCTGCCAGTGTTCTATGCGGTCACTCTGATCATTGGGCTTGCTGGAAATTCACTGGTGGTGGCCGTTTACACCTACTACAAAAAGCTCAAGTCGAAAACTGACTTGTACATCTTGAATCTGGCCATTGCTGACTTGCTGCTTCTCATAACTCTCCCCTTCTGGACAGTCTACGCAATCCATGGGTGGATATTAGGGGTGGCCATGTGTAAAATCTCCTCAGCTCTCTTCGTCATGAACTTCAGCGCTGGCATGCTCTTCCTCGCCTGCATCAGCGTTGACCGATACCTAGCCGTCTCCAAGGTGACGAGCTCTCCGGCCGTCGGCAGCAAGGGCAAGGTGGTCTGCGTTTGCGTCTGGGCGGCGGCCATCTTGCTGAGCGTCCCCGATTTCGTCTTCACTTCGGTGCatgggactgaaggcagggagctcTGCATCTCCGTCTTCCCCTTGCACATGGCCCGCTCGGCCAAGGCCACCATCCAGATCTTCGAGATCCTCATGGGTTTCGCCATCCCATCGCTGGTCATGCTGTACTGTTACTCGGCGGTGGCAAAGGCTGTGTGCAGAGCTCCGAGCGGGAAGAAACGCGGAGCCCTGCGAGTCCTCCTTGCCGTCGTGGGGGTCTTCTTCCTGACCCAGCTGCCGTACAACACCGTCAGGTTCTGCCGTCTGCTCGACCTGTTGCACACGCTCATCAGTGAATGCGACAGCAGCAAGAGGATGGACATCGCCATTCAGGTGACAGAGACCATCGCTCTCTTCCACAGCTGCCTCAACCCCATCTTGTACGCCTTCATGGGGGCGTCATTCAAGGGCTACATCCTGAGGGCGGTTAAAGAATACAGTTACCACCGTAGGCATCGGAACACGTCCATCGCTCTCGAGTGCTCCTTCAACTCCCTGTCTCAATCTGAGCACACCAGCAGCTTCACCATTTAG
- the LOC132832105 gene encoding atypical chemokine receptor 4-like isoform X4, producing MEDEDVYDYYQNSYYNGTDSDYRNYSINYDDYYHICQKDNVRRFAKYFLPVFYAVTLIIGLAGNSLVVAVYTYYKKLKSKTDLYILNLAIADLLLLITLPFWTVYAIHGWILGVAMCKISSALFVMNFSAGMLFLACISVDRYLAVSKVTSSPAVGSKGKVVCVCVWAAAILLSVPDFVFTSVHGTEGRELCISVFPLHMARSAKATIQIFEILMGFAIPSLVMLYCYSAVAKAVCRAPSGKKRGALRVLLAVVGVFFLTQLPYNTVRFCRLLDLLHTLISECDSSKRMDIAIQVTETIALFHSCLNPILYAFMGASFKGYILRAVKEYSYHRRHRNTSIALECSFNSLSQSEHTSSFTI from the coding sequence ATGGAGGATGAAGACGTTTATGACTATTACCAGAACAGTTATTATAATGGGACTGACAGCGACTACAGAAATTACAGCATCAACTATGACGATTATTATCATATATGTCAGAAGGATAACGTTAGACGGTTTGCCAAGTATTTCCTGCCAGTGTTCTATGCGGTCACTCTGATCATTGGGCTTGCTGGAAATTCACTGGTGGTGGCCGTTTACACCTACTACAAAAAGCTCAAGTCGAAAACTGACTTGTACATCTTGAATCTGGCCATTGCTGACTTGCTGCTTCTCATAACTCTCCCCTTCTGGACAGTCTACGCAATCCATGGGTGGATATTAGGGGTGGCCATGTGTAAAATCTCCTCAGCTCTCTTCGTCATGAACTTCAGCGCTGGCATGCTCTTCCTCGCCTGCATCAGCGTTGACCGATACCTAGCCGTCTCCAAGGTGACGAGCTCTCCGGCCGTCGGCAGCAAGGGCAAGGTGGTCTGCGTTTGCGTCTGGGCGGCGGCCATCTTGCTGAGCGTCCCCGATTTCGTCTTCACTTCGGTGCatgggactgaaggcagggagctcTGCATCTCCGTCTTCCCCTTGCACATGGCCCGCTCGGCCAAGGCCACCATCCAGATCTTCGAGATCCTCATGGGTTTCGCCATCCCATCGCTGGTCATGCTGTACTGTTACTCGGCGGTGGCAAAGGCTGTGTGCAGAGCTCCGAGCGGGAAGAAACGCGGAGCCCTGCGAGTCCTCCTTGCCGTCGTGGGGGTCTTCTTCCTGACCCAGCTGCCGTACAACACCGTCAGGTTCTGCCGTCTGCTCGACCTGTTGCACACGCTCATCAGTGAATGCGACAGCAGCAAGAGGATGGACATCGCCATTCAGGTGACAGAGACCATCGCTCTCTTCCACAGCTGCCTCAACCCCATCTTGTACGCCTTCATGGGGGCGTCATTCAAGGGCTACATCCTGAGGGCGGTTAAAGAATACAGTTACCACCGTAGGCATCGGAACACGTCCATCGCTCTCGAGTGCTCCTTCAACTCCCTGTCTCAATCTGAGCACACCAGCAGCTTCACCATTTAG